The following coding sequences are from one Ciona intestinalis unplaced genomic scaffold, KH HT000043.2, whole genome shotgun sequence window:
- the LOC100175237 gene encoding uncharacterized protein LOC100175237 isoform X1 — MATVVCFVCGNSTSELNVSPLFSRSQRTHHNAPFFPFLEYHDPAPGASPMQDDWSVDACFVCKSILAQQWESFERGRMPIGKRLYWLKRPSGCEIRQPVSQIELEEILNEHSRDNCDDYATDEEDGKSPIPKPQEQHDEPPQIFCYSCAKSDKDHPSMCPVHCQPSYEQLRTGVPYYPTVLDKEPSKGAKVICNSITFLCISCLPKFTPEWHPVQKDFLQQDPTKSVLPRIPLPEVVLCYICGGDVSTKYNVGLVRTSGATGGVTAALTSRKPILGSTPLTFGFTYLCTKCLSAPPFNDKV, encoded by the exons ATGGCGACGGTCGTTTGTTTCGTTTGCGGCAACTCCACCTCCGAGTTGAACGTCTCTCCTTTATTCTCACGAAGCCAACGTACGCATCACAATGCCCCTTTCTTCCCGTTCCTCGAATACCACGACCCCGCCCCCGGCGCCTCCCCCATGCAAGATGATTGGTCGGTTGACGCTTGTTTCGTTTGTAAATCGATTCTTGCGCAACAATGGGAGTCGTTCGAACGAGGTAGAATGCCGATAGGGAAACGACTTTATTGGTTGAAACGACCGAGTGGATGCGAGATTCGACAACCCGTGTCGCag ATTGAACTCGaagaaatattaaacgaaCATTCTCGCGATAATTGTGATGATTACGCCACAGATGAAGAAGATGGGAAATCCCCCATTCCGAAACCACAAGAACAACACGACGAACCACCCCAAATATTCTGCTACTCGTGCGCTAAATCCGACAAAGATCATCCGTCGATGTGCCCGGTGCATTGCCAACCATCGTACGAGCAGCTAAGAACCGGGGTTCCTTACTATCCTACCGTGCTGGACAAGGAACCATCGAAAGGAGCTAAAGTGATTTGTAACTCAATAACTTTCTTATGCATCTCGTGCTTGCCTAAGTTTACCCCAGAATGGCACCCTGTGCAAAAAGATTTTCTCCAGCAAGACCCGACGAAGTCCGTCCTCCCACGAATTCCGCTTCCAGAGGTCGTGTTATGTTATATCTGTGGTGGTGACGTCAGCACCAAGTATAACGTGGGTCTGGTCCGAACGTCTGGGGCCACTGGAGGGGTGACGGCGGCGTTAACATCACGTAAACCTATCCTGGGGTCAACCCCCCTAACATTTGGGTTCACGTATTTGTGCACCAAGTGTTTGTCAGCGCCGCCGTTTAACGATAAAGTTTGA
- the LOC100175237 gene encoding flocculation protein FLO11 isoform X2 yields the protein MTSQKMFLRLFLLVGIICITGGENVGASNRRKSPKFRGNATINEEKKKLPPGGDIVSDVTNQSNQFKAGLEVIGNITNQSQPTIHATPPSTANHDQANTTTIEITTQPQTTTRAPVTSSTAPVTSSTAPVTSSTAPVTSSTVPVTSSTAPVTSSTASMTSSASVTSQPSSMTSSTLPMTSSTVTSQPPTMTSSTVTSQSPTMTSSTPQTNTTIPTVPKKQGGGISTGVGVLLGAISAAVIIVISFFVYKYQRRFMHAARFRRLQDSPLDEFDELNGADAVYAEHTVPIRLRV from the exons atgacatcacagaagaTGTTTCTACGCTTGTTTTTATTGGTCGGAATTATTTGTATAACTGGGG GTGAAAATGTGGGAGCTAGTAATAG gcGTAAAAGTCCAAAGTTCCGCGGCAACGCGACGATAAACGAGGAGAAGAAGAAACTTCCACCAGGAGGCGATATAGTGAGCGACGTAACGAACCAATCAAATCAATTTAAAGCAGGGTTGGAGGTTATTGGGAATATAACCAACCAATCACAGCCCACCATACACGCCACGCCCCCTTCAACAGCCAATCACGATCAAGCAAATACAACtaccatagaaataacaacCCAACCACAAACGACCACTAGAG ctcctgtgacatcatcaacagcgcctgtgacatcatcaacagcgcctgtgacatcatcaacagcacctgtgacatcatcaacagtgcctgtgacatcatcaacagcacctgtgacatcatcaacagcatctatgacatcatcagcttctgtgacatcacagccttccagtatgacatcatcaacactacctatgacatcatcaactgtgacatcacaaccacctactatgacatcatcaactgtgacatcacaatcacccACTATGACATCTTCAACACcacaaacaaacacaacaatacCTACTGTTCCCAAAAAACAAG GTGGTGGAATATCTACGGGTGTCGGGGTTTTACTCGGTGCGATAAGTGCTGCCGTTATCATCGTTATCTCATTCTTCGTTTATAAATACCAACGTCGGTTCATGCACGCTGCTCGATTCAGGAGGTTGCAAGATTCACCATTG GATGAGTTCGATGAACTAAATGGAGCCGACGCGGTTTACGCCGAACACACCGTGCCCATTCGTCTTCGTGTGTGa